In the genome of Gracilimonas sp., the window TTATCAGCGTTGATGCTGAACTCAACTTTATCAGAAATAGGTACCGGTAAATTTCCAATTCGAGACATAGTTCAAAAACTGTTTATTAATAAATGGTGCACAAAATCTCGCCGCCTACATTAAGCTTGCGAGCTTCTTTATCGGTCATTACACCTTTTGATGTTGAAAGAATTACAATACCCAATCCGTTTTGAGCGCGTGGAACGTCGTTACCACCTTTATATACTCGTAAACCGGGTTTTGAAAGTCTTTTCATTTGTCGGATTACAGGGTGTCCATATGAATCATATTTCAGAAACAAACGGATCATTCCTTGTCTACCGTCTTCAATATCAATGTATTTTGAGATATACCCTTTATCTGCCAGAATTTTAGTCATGGCGCGCTTCAGCTTAGAAGCGGGAATATCTACTCTACGATGCCCGGCTTGTTGGGCATTCCTGATTCGTGTTAAATAATCTGCAATAGGATCAGTCATCGATTCCTTAGTTAAATTTACCAGCTTGCTTTTCGTACGCCAGGAATCTTACCAGCAAGGGCAAGTTCACGAAATTTAATTCGTGATATTCCATATTTACCAACATAACCACGGCTTCTGCCGGTGATGCTGCATCTGTTGCGAACCCGTGTAGGGCTGGCATCGCGAGGCAGTTTTTGCAGGCCTTCATAATCGCCAGCTTCTTTAAGCTTGCGACGTTTTTCGGCGTACTTTTTTACAGTTTCTTTTCGTTTTTCGTTACGTGCTATCCAAGCTTTCTTAGCCATAATAGAATATCTCTTAGTTTCTCGTTTGAAATGGCATTCCAAAGTGCTTAAGCAGAGCATAAGCTTCTTCGTCTGTTTCAGCAGAAGTAACAAAAGTAACGTCCATACCATGTACTTTTGAAACTTTGTCAGTGTCTATTTCCGGGAAAATGGTATGCTCTTTAATGCCCAGGGTATAATTACCGCGGCCATCAAAACTTTTGTCCGGAACTCCCTGGAAGTCACGTGTTCTTGGCAGAGCCAGATTCACGAGTCGATCCAGAAATTCAAACATAATGCGCTGACGAAGGGTAACTTTACAGCCAATTGGCATCCCTTCACGAAGCTTAAAGTTCGAAATAGACTTTTTAGCTTTGGTTGTAACTGGTTGTTGGCCAGTTATCGCAGCTACGTTATCTACAACCGTATCCAAAACTTTCTTGTCGGTTATAGCGTCACCTACGCCTACGTTAATTACGATTTTCTGAAGTTTGGGTATGGCCATTGGGTTATCATACTCAAACTCTTCGCGCAATTTGTCGCGAATCTCATCTTTGTAAAGTGTATATAATCTTGCTTCAGCCATTGCTATCTATCTGCGTTATTTGTCCAGCATTTCGCCACTTGTCTTGGCGTAACGAACCCAACGGCCATTGCCGTCTTCTTCAATTCGTTTACGTCCAACACGGGTAGGTTCGTCAGTAGTAGGGTCAATTACCATTACATTTGAAGTGTGAATGGAACCCTCTTTCTTAAGACGACCACCTTGTGGATTGTCCTGGGTTGGCTTTTCATGATGGGTTTTCATGTTAATTCCCTCTACGAGCACACGCTCTTTCTTAGGGAATACCATCAATACACGGCCTCTTTTTCCTTTGTCGTTACCGGCGATTACTAAAACATCATCGCCTTTCTTAACGTGTAATTTCTTTTGTTTGTTGAACCTGCGTGGCATACTCTAATTCCTTTTTTAAAGTACTTCCGGTGCAAGCGACACGATTCTCATGAAGCTTTTTTCACGAAGCTCTCTGGCAACGGGGCCAAAAATACGTGTACCTACCGGTTCTTGATCTTTGTTAATGATAACCGCAGCATTTTCATCAAAACGGATGTAACTACCATCCCGTCTGCGGTATTCTTTTCGTGTTCGTACAATAACGGCTTTTACAACGTCACCTTTTTTGACGTTTCCACCTGGTATTGCTGTTTTCACAGATGCGGAAATCAAATCGCCTACTCGTGCATATCGGCGTCGGGAATCTCCCAGCACTTTAATACACATCAGCTTTCTGGCACCGCTGTTATCTGCTACGTTTAATGTCGTTTGAGTTTGAACCATCGCTAATTCCTAATGCTCTATTCGTTACTTAGCTTTTTCGACGATTTCTACCAATCGCCATGATTTACGCTTTGATAGTGGTCGTGTAGACATGATCTGCACGGTGTCACCAACACTGGCTTCGTTATTCTCATCGTGCGCCATGTATTTGGTCGTTTTGGTAATATACTTTCCATAAATGGAGTGCTTTACCTGACGATCTACTGCAACAGTAATACTTTTGTCCATGCTGTTGCTAACTACACGTCCGACTCGTTCTCGTCTTTGGGCTCTTTCTGTTTGTGCCATAGTTTAAATCCTTTGCTTATTCAGCACTACTTTTTTCATTAATAATGGTTTCCAATCTGGCAACCTCTCTTCGGTGATTTCTCAGTCGAGCCGGGTTTTCAAGCTGTCCGGTTACTGACTTCGAAAAACGAAGGTTTTGTAGTACGTCACGCTCATCTTTCAAGCGAGCTTGTAATTCAGTAAGTGTCAAATCTCTTAGTTCGTGCGCTTTCATCTTATCCTCCCTGGTAGTCTCGTCGTACTACAAACTTGGTTTTGATAGGTAATTTGTGCGCAGCACGTCTTAACGCTTCTTTCGCGCGCTCTTCATTCACACCAGCGATCTCAAAGAGAATACGTCCGGGCTTTACAACCGCTACCCAGTGATCCAAAGCACCTTTACCTTTACCCATTCGGGTTTCAGCGGGCTTACTTGTCATAGGGCGATCCGGAAAAATTCGGATAAACGTCTGACCGTCACGCTGCAACGATCGTGCAATTGCGATACGGCAGGCCTCAATTTGGCGTGAAGTAATGAACTTAGGCTCAAGAGCTTTCAGTCCAAAATCACCAAAGTTAATAATGTGGCCACGTTGCGCGTTGCCTTTCAGCTTATCGCGATGAACACGGCGTCTCTGAACTCGTTTTGGTTCTAACATCGTTTCTTATTAACTGTTTTTATTAGATCGATTTCTGTTTCTGCTACGTCGGCGACTTCTTCGTCCTCTGTCATCTCCGCCTTTACCTCGGCCTGAGTCAGAATCTTGACGTGACTGAGTTCCAGGTGTCAGATCAACATCACCAATAATTTCACCTTTGAAAATCCAAACGGTCACACCAATAGATCCATAAATAGTATTGGAAGTTGATGTTGAATAATCAATATCAGCACGTAATGTATGTAGTGGAATTTGCCCTTCTTTGTACTGTTCGGTACGGGCCATTTCAGCTCCACCAAGTCGTCCGGCACAGCGAACTTTAATACCTTTGGCACCCATTCTCATCGCTGATGCAATCGCTGTTTTCATTGCTCTACGGAATGAAACACGAGCTTGAAGCTGCTGAGCAATATTCTGAGCAACCAAACTTGCATCCAGCTCTGGGCGTTTGATTTCACTTACGTTAATCTGTACTTCTTTACTGGTGATTTTCTTAAGCTCTTCACGGAGCAATTCAATTTGCTCTCCGCCTTTCCCGATAATAACACCGGGTCGGCTTGTACGAAGTGTTAAGAGAATTCGCTTAGGGGTACGCTCAATAATCACGTTTGATAGACCGCCATTGCGAAGTCTTGTGTGCAAATACTCGCGAAGTTTTTCGTCTTCTACGATGAGAGCCGGTTGGTTCTCTTCAGAAAACCAGTTGGAATCCCATCCGCGAATAATGCCTAATCTAAAACCAGTTGGATTTGTTTTCTGTCCCAAGGTATTGTTCGTTTATTCGTTTACACTTTCTTGATCACGCTTGGCCACTTTTACTGTAATATGGCATGAGCGTTTGTTAATGCGATGAGCTCGGCCCATCGGTGCTGGCTGAATTCTTTTCAGCGTTACGCCTTCATCAACGTAAATTTCCTTGATTACAAGGTCTTCATTGTCAAAGCGCTCTTCCTGAAATTTATCTCTCAAATTTGCAGCTGCCGACTTGATCACTTTAATCACATCTTCTGCAGATGCTTTTTTAGTGAATTCGAGTCTTTTAATCGCTTTGTCTACTTGTTCACCACGAACAGCATCTGCTACAAGGCGAACCTTGCGAGGAGCTCTCCTCAAATGCTTTTGTACTGCGCGTGCTTCTAAAACTGGAGTATCCATCTCTTAAATCCGATTAAATTATTTAGCTGCTTTTTTCACTGGATGGCCACGGAATGTTCGTGTTGGTGCAAATTCGCCCAACTTGTGACCTACCATATTTTCAGTTATAAACACAGGGATAAATTGTTTGCCGTTGTGTACTGCAAGTGTCAATCCCATAAAATCGGGAGTGATCATAGAACTACGTGACCAGGTTTTGATCACTTTCTTGCTTCCACTTTCATTAGCTTCATCGATCTTGCGCTGAAGCTTATAGTAAACAAAAGGCCCTTTTTTCAGTGAGCGTGGCATACGTTACTTAATTATTTTTTCTTGGTTTTTCTTCTTCTTACGATGTACTTAG includes:
- the rpsH gene encoding 30S ribosomal protein S8: MTDPIADYLTRIRNAQQAGHRRVDIPASKLKRAMTKILADKGYISKYIDIEDGRQGMIRLFLKYDSYGHPVIRQMKRLSKPGLRVYKGGNDVPRAQNGLGIVILSTSKGVMTDKEARKLNVGGEILCTIY
- the rpsN gene encoding 30S ribosomal protein S14 encodes the protein MAKKAWIARNEKRKETVKKYAEKRRKLKEAGDYEGLQKLPRDASPTRVRNRCSITGRSRGYVGKYGISRIKFRELALAGKIPGVRKASW
- the rplE gene encoding 50S ribosomal protein L5, with the protein product MAEARLYTLYKDEIRDKLREEFEYDNPMAIPKLQKIVINVGVGDAITDKKVLDTVVDNVAAITGQQPVTTKAKKSISNFKLREGMPIGCKVTLRQRIMFEFLDRLVNLALPRTRDFQGVPDKSFDGRGNYTLGIKEHTIFPEIDTDKVSKVHGMDVTFVTSAETDEEAYALLKHFGMPFQTRN
- the rplX gene encoding 50S ribosomal protein L24, whose protein sequence is MPRRFNKQKKLHVKKGDDVLVIAGNDKGKRGRVLMVFPKKERVLVEGINMKTHHEKPTQDNPQGGRLKKEGSIHTSNVMVIDPTTDEPTRVGRKRIEEDGNGRWVRYAKTSGEMLDK
- the rplN gene encoding 50S ribosomal protein L14, giving the protein MVQTQTTLNVADNSGARKLMCIKVLGDSRRRYARVGDLISASVKTAIPGGNVKKGDVVKAVIVRTRKEYRRRDGSYIRFDENAAVIINKDQEPVGTRIFGPVARELREKSFMRIVSLAPEVL
- the rpsQ gene encoding 30S ribosomal protein S17, with translation MAQTERAQRRERVGRVVSNSMDKSITVAVDRQVKHSIYGKYITKTTKYMAHDENNEASVGDTVQIMSTRPLSKRKSWRLVEIVEKAK
- the rpmC gene encoding 50S ribosomal protein L29 codes for the protein MKAHELRDLTLTELQARLKDERDVLQNLRFSKSVTGQLENPARLRNHRREVARLETIINEKSSAE
- the rplP gene encoding 50S ribosomal protein L16, translated to MLEPKRVQRRRVHRDKLKGNAQRGHIINFGDFGLKALEPKFITSRQIEACRIAIARSLQRDGQTFIRIFPDRPMTSKPAETRMGKGKGALDHWVAVVKPGRILFEIAGVNEERAKEALRRAAHKLPIKTKFVVRRDYQGG
- the rpsC gene encoding 30S ribosomal protein S3; translated protein: MGQKTNPTGFRLGIIRGWDSNWFSEENQPALIVEDEKLREYLHTRLRNGGLSNVIIERTPKRILLTLRTSRPGVIIGKGGEQIELLREELKKITSKEVQINVSEIKRPELDASLVAQNIAQQLQARVSFRRAMKTAIASAMRMGAKGIKVRCAGRLGGAEMARTEQYKEGQIPLHTLRADIDYSTSTSNTIYGSIGVTVWIFKGEIIGDVDLTPGTQSRQDSDSGRGKGGDDRGRRSRRRSRNRNRSNKNS
- the rplV gene encoding 50S ribosomal protein L22, yielding MDTPVLEARAVQKHLRRAPRKVRLVADAVRGEQVDKAIKRLEFTKKASAEDVIKVIKSAAANLRDKFQEERFDNEDLVIKEIYVDEGVTLKRIQPAPMGRAHRINKRSCHITVKVAKRDQESVNE
- the rpsS gene encoding 30S ribosomal protein S19 yields the protein MPRSLKKGPFVYYKLQRKIDEANESGSKKVIKTWSRSSMITPDFMGLTLAVHNGKQFIPVFITENMVGHKLGEFAPTRTFRGHPVKKAAK